One part of the Rutidosis leptorrhynchoides isolate AG116_Rl617_1_P2 chromosome 1, CSIRO_AGI_Rlap_v1, whole genome shotgun sequence genome encodes these proteins:
- the LOC139880902 gene encoding uncharacterized protein encodes MESEGQQNPPNPSTLIAALISKRAKHHEDLRNIEKQLYDMETAYLQDPSQCGNVLKGYEGFLSASKSTSLYKRSRKFQPEDRLFSLSSVTSPATEEHAAMGTVSTMGPGKPKKGRPGPRDVRRIRQYSEPDFDYEDDPDLI; translated from the exons ATGGAATCTGAAG GGCAACAAAACCCTCCCAATCCATCAACCCTGATCGCTGCTCTTATATCCAAAAGAGCTAAACATCATGAAGATCTTCGAAACATTGAAAAACAG CTTTATGACATGGAGACAGCTTATTTACAAGATCCAAGCCAATGTGGAAATGTGCTAAAAGGTTATGAAGGGTTCCTGTCAGCATCCAAGAGCACTTCACT GTACAAGCGAAGTAGGAAATTTCAGCCAGAAGATAGGCTCTTTTCACTATCTTCAGTCACGTCACCAGCG ACTGAAGAGCATGCTGCTATGGGAACCGTATCCACGATGGGGCC GGGTAAACCGAAGAAGGGCCGACCAGGACCAAGGGACGTGAGAAGGATCAGGCAATACAGTGAACCCGACTTTGACTATGAAGATGATCCAGATCTGATATGA